The Shewanella halotolerans region TCAACTTGCGCAGCGAGTCTTGGCCGCCTAGTTCTGCCTTTTATTGGCGATTGCCAACATTTAGATGCCCCCTTCAAGTTCGTAATTTCTCCCTTCTTACTAAACAATATCTAAATTATTTGAATAATTTCATTTGCTTATCTGCTTGACCTGCCTTTTCTCTTCTCCGCTTCTCTACATGAAGATCTTTTGTATATTGAAGATTGTATAAAATATGTCTTTTGTGTTATGTTTTTGTTGCGTTCAGGGGCAGTACCCATAAAACACCACATTCATCGCCCTGAACGTCAGCAAAATAATAAAGAGAAGGGAGATAAAACTTATGTCAGGAAGTAACGCTACTAGGCGTTTTGTCCCGAGGAAGACCTTGGCGGCAATCGCAGTTGGCTCGGCACTCATGCTGTCTGCGCCCGCCGCGATGGCGGCCGATGGTTTGGGCACAATTAAAGGGCACATTACGAGTTCTGTCGGCGCAGAAGTTAATAACGCCAAGGTGATCATTCGCCACGAGAGCAAGGGTATAGTCAAAGAGACCACCACAGGTGCCAACGGCAGCTTTTCACTGAAAGGCCTGCCCATAGGTAACTACACCATCACTATCGTCAAAGATGGTTTCTACCAGGTGCAAGAGCAACATGTTGCCGTGACCGTGGGTAATGCCTTGACCTTCGATGTAGCGCTGGATGCCCAGAACAACGAAGTTGAGCGTATCGCGGTAACAGGCGCCCGCATCAGTCGTGTCGATACCTCGAGCACCACTAACTCTCAGGTGATCTCTATCGAGGAGCTAAATCAGCTGCCGGTAGAGTTAGACTCCACCTCAATCGCATTGTTGAGCCCTGGCGCGGTCGCGGGCGATAACGGTTTCGGCGGTGTTGCCATCGCCGGTTCTTCGGTGGCCGAGAACGGCTACTACCTGAACGGTCTGAACATTACCGATCTGCGTAAGGGGATGGGCGATATCGATCTGCCTTGGGAAGCGATCTCGCAGACTGAGGTACAGACTGGCGGCGTATCGGCGGAATATGGTCGTTTCATCGGTGGTGTGGTCAACCTGGTGTCTAAGTCGGGTGACAACGAGTGGAAGTTCGGCGCCAAGGCCGAAGTCGCGCCGGATGCCCTGGCCGAACCTGTGCCGCTCATGAGAAACGACGGCAGCATAGAAACCGTGTCCGATGCCTATTGGCAGGAAACCGAGTATAACCTCTGGGCGTCTGGCGCCCTGATCGAAGACAAACTCTTCTTCTACGGCCTGTGGAACCCCTATGGTGAAGAGGCAACCGCCTATGGCGAGACTACGTTGCGCGATAAAGAGTGGGATACCAACCGCTGGTTTACCAAGGTGGACTGGTTTATCCATGAGGATCACTCTATCGGTGTGATGGCCTTCAGCAACGAAGGGGATTACGCCAGCACCCAGTATCGTCGCAATGACGACGGTAGCCGTGGCGACGCCATCGGCCTTACCGAAAGCACCTACGGTGGTATCGGCTGGAACGCCCAGTACACAGGTTATCTGACCGACGATATTACCCTGTCGGCCATGTACGGTGAGATCACTCAGTCGACCAAGGACAACTCGGGCACCCTAGATCAGTCCACCTATGAAGATTACCGCTCCGGCAGCTATCAGCGCCTGGGTGACTGGGTTGGCTATGGTTCGTCCGAGACAGAAGATAAGCGTATCACCTATCGTATCGATCTGGACTGGGTGATCGGCGACCATACCCTGCGCGCCGGTTATGATTATGAGCGTCTCGAGATTGCCGACTTCTACACCCCGCATGGCGACGGCTGGTATGAGTATTACACCGCCGGTGCCGATAATGCCTACGGCCTGGCCGAAGGCACAGAATATGCGGATCTGCGTATCTGGGGTAAGGCGAGTGAGACTGAAAACGTACACACCGCCCTGTATGTGTCAGACACCTGGATGGTGACAGATACGGTAACTGTGAACGCCGGCGTGCGTTACAGCGAGTTCAGTAACACGACCGGTTCTGGCGATAAGTATGTCGACCTGGATGGTCAGTTTGCGCCGCGTCTGGGCGTGACCTGGGATGTGATTGGCGATGGCTCGAGCAAGGTTTACGCCTCTTATGGTCGTTACTTCCAGCCGGTGTCGCCTAACACCAATCTGCGTATGGCTTCTGCGGCCTACGATTCGCATATCGTCAGCCATCTTAATGGCGTGAACGCCGACGGCTCGCCTATTCTGGGTGATGAGATCTCTCGCCGCGTGGTGGCCGACGGCACAGTGCCCGATGCCGACCAGCTGTTTAACAACAAGGCGGGGTCCATGTATTCGGACGAGTTTGCCCTGGGCTTCCAGCAGCAGCTTAACGATGACTGGGCCGTGGGCATTCGCGGTGTCTATCGTGACCTGAAGCAATCGATCGAAGACGTCTCCTTCAACTACGGGATGAACCAGTGGATCAAGGAAAACTATGATTCTTCCTGGTACGCCGGTAACGGTGAGACCAGCGCCGAAGATTACTTCGTCGGTGGTTGGTTCCCGACGCTGACCAACCCAGGCATAGGCACAGAGATCAACTATGATGTCGATGGCGATGGCATAAAAGAAACCGTAAACGTCACCGCAGATCAGATGGGCTTCCCTAAGGCGACTCGTACCTATAAGGCTGTTGAGCTGAGCTTTAGCGGTAACGTGACCGAAGACTTTACCCTCAACGGTTCCTATACCTGGTCTAAGAGTGAAGGTAACACAGAGGGTCTGGTGCGTTCGGATAACGAGCAGGCCGATCCGGGTTGGACCACCTCGTTCGACTATCCTGAGTTGATGGATAACGGCGAGGGCTACCTGCCTAACGACAGACGCCACAACTTCAAGCTCTATGGTGTGTATCACATCACGGATGACTTGAGTGTCGGTTTCAACTCTTATCTGCAATCGGGTCGTCCGATCAATGCCTTCGGCTTGCATCCGGCGGATCAGGGTTACTGTGTGAAGGCGATCGCCATCGACGGTACCTGTTATGGTCGTGACTGGTACGGCGCTTCCTCTTTCTACGCCAATGGCGAGGCGGCACCGCGTGGCAGCATGGGACGTACAGACTGGGTCTACAACATAGATCTGAACCTGTCCTACACCATGGACTTCGACACGGCGGGACGCCTGAACTTCAAGTTGAACGTGTACAACCTGTTTAACTTCGACGGTATCACGGGTGTGGATGAGCAGTATGAGCTAGACAGTGGCGATAAGAACATTCGCTACGGCTATGCCGACAGCTTCCAGACGCCAAGATATGTTCGTGCGTCGGTACGCTACGACTTTTAATCTTTAGTCAGATCAAAAAAGGCCGCAATTGCGGCCTTTTTTATTGATGCGGGTTTAGTCGAGGATCTTCGCCAGATCCACCTCGAGTGAGGTTTCTGGACGCTCGACGATACGACCTATCTCCTTGCCATCCTGCTTCACGATGAAGGTTGGGATGCGGGTAAAGTCATACTTGGCAGCTAGGCCTTCTGGGTCGAGTTTCTTACGATCCACCCCTATGTAGGTCACCTTGATGTTGGCGTTGTTGGCCGCTTCCATGATGCGGATGAAGCGCGGCGTCTCACGGTGACAATCTGGGCACCAGGTACCTATGATGACGACTATCTCGGTCGGTGTCTGCAGCTTCTTGATTGGCGCGATGGCGGCCTCGTCTACCTGGTAGCTCTTATAGCCCTGGGTGAAATCATCAAGCTCTGTGACTAAGGTTTGGGCTTGTACTTCGCCGGTCAGTATCACTTCCTGTTTCTCCTCACTGCAAGTGGCGATAAAGCCTTCCTGCTTTTCATCGAATGCACAGCCATTATTTGCCAGTGCCTGAGTGCTAAAGAACAGCGCTGTGGTGGCAAGTAATGCTTTAATATTATTGGTCATAAATAGTACCTCAGGCCCGTAGACAAAAACCAGAATTGAGAATTCATTTCATTCTGATGCTATTCAATCATCTAAGTTGCACCGAGAGTAGCGCGAATGCGGCGAGCTGTTAACTGGATCACGCCATGGTCGATAGCTTAGCGCA contains the following coding sequences:
- a CDS encoding TonB-dependent receptor, yielding MAAIAVGSALMLSAPAAMAADGLGTIKGHITSSVGAEVNNAKVIIRHESKGIVKETTTGANGSFSLKGLPIGNYTITIVKDGFYQVQEQHVAVTVGNALTFDVALDAQNNEVERIAVTGARISRVDTSSTTNSQVISIEELNQLPVELDSTSIALLSPGAVAGDNGFGGVAIAGSSVAENGYYLNGLNITDLRKGMGDIDLPWEAISQTEVQTGGVSAEYGRFIGGVVNLVSKSGDNEWKFGAKAEVAPDALAEPVPLMRNDGSIETVSDAYWQETEYNLWASGALIEDKLFFYGLWNPYGEEATAYGETTLRDKEWDTNRWFTKVDWFIHEDHSIGVMAFSNEGDYASTQYRRNDDGSRGDAIGLTESTYGGIGWNAQYTGYLTDDITLSAMYGEITQSTKDNSGTLDQSTYEDYRSGSYQRLGDWVGYGSSETEDKRITYRIDLDWVIGDHTLRAGYDYERLEIADFYTPHGDGWYEYYTAGADNAYGLAEGTEYADLRIWGKASETENVHTALYVSDTWMVTDTVTVNAGVRYSEFSNTTGSGDKYVDLDGQFAPRLGVTWDVIGDGSSKVYASYGRYFQPVSPNTNLRMASAAYDSHIVSHLNGVNADGSPILGDEISRRVVADGTVPDADQLFNNKAGSMYSDEFALGFQQQLNDDWAVGIRGVYRDLKQSIEDVSFNYGMNQWIKENYDSSWYAGNGETSAEDYFVGGWFPTLTNPGIGTEINYDVDGDGIKETVNVTADQMGFPKATRTYKAVELSFSGNVTEDFTLNGSYTWSKSEGNTEGLVRSDNEQADPGWTTSFDYPELMDNGEGYLPNDRRHNFKLYGVYHITDDLSVGFNSYLQSGRPINAFGLHPADQGYCVKAIAIDGTCYGRDWYGASSFYANGEAAPRGSMGRTDWVYNIDLNLSYTMDFDTAGRLNFKLNVYNLFNFDGITGVDEQYELDSGDKNIRYGYADSFQTPRYVRASVRYDF
- a CDS encoding thioredoxin family protein — its product is MTNNIKALLATTALFFSTQALANNGCAFDEKQEGFIATCSEEKQEVILTGEVQAQTLVTELDDFTQGYKSYQVDEAAIAPIKKLQTPTEIVVIIGTWCPDCHRETPRFIRIMEAANNANIKVTYIGVDRKKLDPEGLAAKYDFTRIPTFIVKQDGKEIGRIVERPETSLEVDLAKILD